In Mycobacterium tuberculosis H37Rv, a single window of DNA contains:
- a CDS encoding hypothetical protein (A core mycobacterial gene; conserved in mycobacterial strains (See Marmiesse et al., 2004 PMID:14766927).) encodes MTLAAEPHPAPPQQPTVAWSEPDVDRRVEFWPTVAIRSALESGDIATWQRIAAALKRDPYGRTARQVEEVLEGIPATGIANAFWEVLDRARTHLDANERAEVARQVGLLLDRSGLQRQEFASRIGVTAQDLTAYLDGIVSPSASLMIRMRRLSDRFVRAKSVRAADS; translated from the coding sequence GTGACGTTGGCAGCCGAGCCACACCCCGCACCGCCGCAACAACCCACCGTCGCGTGGAGCGAGCCGGACGTCGACCGGCGGGTCGAGTTCTGGCCTACCGTCGCCATTCGTTCGGCGCTGGAAAGTGGCGACATCGCCACCTGGCAACGCATAGCGGCCGCGCTCAAGCGCGACCCCTACGGGCGGACAGCACGCCAAGTCGAAGAAGTCCTCGAGGGCATACCGGCGACCGGCATCGCCAACGCCTTTTGGGAGGTGCTGGACCGGGCCCGTACTCACCTAGACGCCAATGAGCGCGCCGAGGTGGCCCGTCAGGTTGGGCTCCTGTTGGACCGCTCTGGCCTGCAACGACAGGAATTCGCGTCGCGCATTGGCGTCACAGCGCAGGACCTGACCGCCTACCTCGACGGCATCGTGAGCCCGTCGGCCTCGCTGATGATCCGGATGCGGCGGCTGTCGGACCGGTTCGTCAGAGCCAAATCCGTACGTGCCGCCGACTCTTAG
- a CDS encoding transmembrane protein, producing the protein MSHDAPARNLRQRVGALPRTRVGAPPAEGVPPRGKYWWLRWAVLAIVAIVLAIEVALGWDQLAKAWVSLYRAKWWWLLAAVAAAGASMHSFAQIQRTLLKSAGVHVKQWRSEAAFYAANSLSTTLPGGPVLSATFLLRQQRIWGASTVVASWQLVMSGVLQAVGLALLGLGGAFFLGAKNNPFSLLFTLGGFVTLLLLAQAVASRPELIEGIGRRVLSWANSVRGRPADAGLPKWRETLMQLESVSLGRRDLGVAFGWSLFNWIADVACLGFAAYAAGDHASVGGLAVAYAAARAVGTIPLMPGGLLVVEAVLVPGLVSSGMPLPSAISAMLIYRLISWLLIAAIGWVVFFFMFRTESTADSDNDRDPPTDPNLRLVIQPQGTPCDDPVETTPQGPAPTPDLRPEGGETPPR; encoded by the coding sequence GTGTCGCACGACGCCCCCGCCCGCAACCTCCGCCAGCGCGTGGGGGCACTCCCTCGCACGCGGGTGGGGGCACCCCCCGCTGAGGGCGTACCCCCGCGCGGCAAGTACTGGTGGTTGCGATGGGCGGTACTGGCCATCGTCGCAATCGTGCTTGCTATAGAGGTGGCGTTGGGCTGGGACCAGCTCGCCAAGGCCTGGGTGAGCTTGTATCGCGCCAAGTGGTGGTGGTTGCTGGCCGCGGTGGCAGCCGCGGGCGCCTCGATGCACAGCTTCGCCCAGATTCAGCGAACCCTGCTGAAATCCGCCGGGGTGCACGTCAAGCAATGGCGGTCGGAGGCCGCCTTCTACGCCGCCAACTCGCTGAGCACCACGCTGCCGGGTGGGCCGGTGTTGTCGGCTACGTTCTTACTCCGTCAGCAACGCATCTGGGGCGCCTCGACGGTGGTGGCGTCATGGCAGCTGGTCATGTCGGGCGTGTTGCAGGCGGTGGGCTTGGCATTGCTCGGGTTGGGTGGCGCATTCTTCCTGGGCGCCAAGAACAACCCGTTCTCACTGCTGTTCACCCTGGGCGGCTTCGTCACATTGCTGCTACTGGCCCAGGCGGTGGCGTCGCGGCCGGAGCTCATCGAGGGGATCGGCAGGAGAGTTTTGTCGTGGGCCAACTCGGTTCGCGGTAGGCCGGCCGATGCCGGCCTACCGAAGTGGCGCGAGACGCTCATGCAGCTGGAATCGGTCAGCCTGGGCAGGCGCGACCTGGGCGTGGCGTTCGGTTGGTCGTTGTTCAACTGGATCGCCGACGTAGCCTGCCTCGGTTTCGCCGCGTACGCCGCCGGCGACCATGCCTCGGTCGGTGGGCTGGCGGTCGCCTACGCCGCCGCCCGCGCGGTCGGCACCATACCGCTGATGCCCGGTGGTCTGTTGGTGGTCGAGGCGGTGCTGGTACCCGGCCTGGTATCCAGCGGCATGCCCTTGCCGAGTGCCATCTCGGCGATGTTGATCTACCGGCTGATCAGCTGGCTGCTCATCGCCGCAATCGGCTGGGTGGTGTTCTTCTTCATGTTCCGCACCGAGAGCACCGCCGATTCCGACAACGATCGCGACCCGCCAACCGATCCAAACCTGCGACTTGTCATCCAACCGCAGGGCACACCCTGCGACGACCCGGTCGAAACCACACCGCAAGGTCCAGCGCCGACCCCTGACCTGCGACCAGAAGGCGGCGAGACACCGCCCCGGTAG
- a CDS encoding transmembrane protein (A core mycobacterial gene; conserved in mycobacterial strains (See Marmiesse et al., 2004 PMID:14766927).), giving the protein MRNAWRLVVFDVLAPLATIAALAAIGVLLGWPLWWVSTCSVLVLLVVEGVAINFWLLRRDSVTVGTDDDAPGLRLAVVFLCAAAISAAVVTGYLRWTTPDRDFNRDSREVVHLATGMAETVASFSPSAPAAAVDRAAAMMVPEHAGGFKEQYAKSSADLARRGVTAQAATLAAGVEAIGPSAASVAVILRVSQSIPGQPTSQAARALRVTLTKRGSGWLVLDVTPINAR; this is encoded by the coding sequence ATGAGAAATGCTTGGCGGCTGGTGGTGTTCGATGTCCTGGCACCACTGGCCACGATCGCCGCCCTGGCCGCGATCGGCGTCTTGCTCGGCTGGCCCCTGTGGTGGGTTTCGACGTGCTCGGTGTTGGTGCTGCTGGTGGTCGAAGGTGTGGCAATCAACTTCTGGCTGTTGCGTCGTGATTCGGTAACCGTCGGTACCGACGACGATGCGCCCGGGCTGCGACTGGCCGTTGTCTTCCTGTGCGCCGCCGCGATCTCGGCGGCGGTGGTGACTGGGTACCTGCGCTGGACGACACCGGACCGCGACTTCAATCGGGATTCCCGGGAAGTGGTGCATCTTGCCACGGGGATGGCCGAGACGGTCGCGTCATTCTCCCCGAGCGCACCGGCCGCCGCTGTTGACCGGGCCGCGGCGATGATGGTGCCCGAACATGCGGGCGGGTTCAAGGAGCAATACGCCAAGTCCAGCGCCGATCTCGCACGGCGCGGTGTTACGGCCCAGGCCGCTACGCTGGCGGCCGGCGTGGAGGCGATCGGGCCGTCGGCAGCCAGTGTTGCGGTGATTCTGCGGGTTAGCCAAAGCATTCCCGGCCAGCCGACCAGTCAAGCGGCGCGAGCGCTGCGGGTGACCTTGACCAAGCGGGGCAGCGGCTGGCTGGTGCTCGACGTGACGCCGATCAACGCTCGCTAA
- a CDS encoding transmembrane protein, with product MSASLDDASVAPLVRKTAAWAWRFLVILAAMVALLWVLNKFEVIVVPVLLALMLSALLVPPVDWLDSRGLPHAVAVTLVLLSGFAVLGGILTFVVSQFIAGLPHLVTEVERSIDSARRWLIEGPAHLRGEQIDNAGNAAIEALRNNQAKLTSGALSTAATITELVTAAVLVLFTLIFFLYGGRSIWQYVTKAFPASVRDRVRAAGRAGYASLIGYARATFLVALTDAAGVGAGLAVMGVPLALPLASLVFFGAFIPLIGAVVAGFLAVVVALLAKGIGYALITVGLLIAVNQLEAHLLQPLVMGRAVSIHPLAVVLAIAAGGVLAGVVGALLAVPTVAFFNNAVQVLLGGNPFADVADVSSDHLTEV from the coding sequence ATGTCGGCGAGCCTGGATGACGCTTCGGTCGCACCGCTGGTTCGCAAGACCGCGGCCTGGGCGTGGCGGTTCTTGGTCATCCTGGCCGCGATGGTCGCGCTGCTGTGGGTCCTCAACAAGTTTGAGGTCATCGTCGTCCCGGTGTTGCTGGCGCTGATGTTGAGTGCGTTGCTGGTGCCGCCGGTGGATTGGCTGGACTCCCGGGGCCTGCCGCACGCTGTCGCGGTGACGCTGGTCTTGTTGAGCGGTTTCGCGGTTCTCGGCGGCATCCTGACGTTCGTCGTCAGCCAATTCATCGCGGGGTTGCCGCATCTGGTCACCGAGGTTGAGCGCAGCATCGACTCCGCGCGCAGATGGCTGATCGAAGGCCCGGCGCACTTGCGCGGCGAACAGATCGACAACGCGGGCAACGCCGCGATCGAGGCGCTGCGCAACAACCAGGCGAAGCTGACCAGTGGCGCATTGTCGACTGCAGCCACCATTACCGAGCTGGTTACCGCGGCGGTGCTGGTACTGTTCACGCTCATTTTCTTCCTCTACGGGGGCCGGAGCATCTGGCAGTACGTCACGAAGGCCTTCCCGGCCAGCGTCCGTGACAGAGTGCGTGCGGCGGGGCGCGCCGGTTATGCGTCGCTGATCGGGTACGCGCGGGCCACCTTCCTAGTGGCATTGACCGATGCGGCCGGGGTGGGCGCGGGGCTGGCGGTGATGGGTGTGCCGCTGGCATTACCGCTGGCCTCGCTGGTGTTTTTCGGTGCCTTCATTCCGTTGATCGGTGCCGTGGTCGCCGGGTTTCTGGCCGTGGTGGTGGCCCTGCTGGCCAAGGGCATTGGCTACGCGCTGATCACGGTCGGTTTGCTAATCGCGGTGAACCAACTTGAGGCCCATTTACTGCAGCCGCTGGTGATGGGTCGGGCGGTGTCGATTCACCCGCTGGCCGTGGTGCTGGCCATTGCCGCTGGCGGTGTGCTTGCCGGAGTCGTCGGCGCCCTGTTGGCCGTCCCGACGGTCGCTTTCTTCAACAATGCGGTGCAGGTGCTGCTGGGCGGGAATCCGTTCGCCGACGTGGCAGACGTTTCTTCCGATCACCTCACCGAGGTTTAA
- the mmpL11 gene encoding transmembrane transport protein MmpL11: MMRLSRNLRRCRWLVFTGWLLALVPAVYLAMTQSGNLTGGGFEVAGSQSLLVHDQLDAHYPDRGAPALALVAAPRPDASYQDIDNAVALLRQIASELPGVTEAPNPTQRPPQPDRPYVVSLRLDARNAGTSDVAKKLRDRIGVKGDQSGQTANGKVRLYVIGQGALSAAAAANTKHDIANAERWNLPIILMVLVAVFGSLAAAAIPLALAVCTVVITMGLVFVLSMHTTMSVFVTSTVSMFGIALAVDYSLFILMRYREELRCGRRPPDAVDAAMATSGLAVVLSGMTVIASLTGIYLINTPALRSMATGAILAVAVAMLTSATLTPAVLATFARAAAKRSALVHWSRRPASTQSWFWSRWVGWVMRRPWITALAASTVLLVMAAPATLMVLGNSLLRQFDSSHEIRTGAAAAAQALGPGALGPVQVLVRFDAGGASAPEHSQTIAAIRHRIAQAPNVVSVAPPRFADDNGSALLSAVLSVDPEDLGARDTITWMRTQLPRVAGAAQVDVGGPTALIKDFDDRVSATQPLVLVFVAVIAFLMLLISIRSVFLAFKGVLMTLLSVAAAYGSLVMVFQWGWARGLGFPALHSIDSTVPPLVLAMTFGLSMDYEIFLLTRIRERFLQTGQTRDAVAYGVRTSARTITSAALIMIAVFCGFAFAGMPLVAEIGVACAVAIAVDATVVRLVLVPALMAMFDRWNWWLPRWLAHILPSVDFDRPLPKVDLGDVVVIPDDFAAAIPPSADVRMVLKSAAKLKRLAPDAICVTDPLAFTGCGCDGKALDQVQLAYRNGIARAISWGQRPVHPVTVWRKRLAVALDALQTTTWECGGVQTHRAGPGYRRRSPVETTNVALPTGDRLQIPTGAETLRFKGYLIMSRNSSHDYADFADLVDTMAPETAAAVLAGMDRYYSCQAPGRQWMATQLVGRLADPQPSDLGDQSPGADAQAKWEEVRRRCLSVAVAMLEEAR, from the coding sequence ATGATGCGCTTGAGCCGCAACCTGCGCAGGTGCCGTTGGTTGGTCTTCACGGGTTGGTTGCTGGCGTTAGTGCCGGCGGTTTACCTGGCGATGACGCAGTCGGGGAATCTAACCGGTGGCGGTTTCGAAGTCGCCGGGTCGCAGTCATTGCTGGTCCACGACCAACTCGACGCGCACTACCCGGACCGGGGAGCCCCGGCGCTGGCGCTGGTAGCGGCCCCCCGACCGGATGCTAGCTACCAAGACATCGACAATGCCGTCGCGCTACTGCGACAAATAGCCAGCGAACTGCCTGGGGTGACGGAGGCACCCAACCCCACCCAACGGCCCCCGCAACCGGACCGGCCGTATGTGGTGTCGCTGCGGCTGGACGCCCGCAACGCGGGCACCAGTGACGTCGCCAAAAAGCTGCGCGACCGAATAGGCGTCAAAGGCGATCAGTCCGGGCAAACTGCCAACGGCAAAGTGCGGCTCTATGTCATCGGGCAGGGCGCGCTGTCCGCGGCCGCGGCGGCAAACACCAAACACGATATTGCCAACGCCGAACGCTGGAACCTGCCTATCATTCTGATGGTCCTGGTTGCGGTTTTCGGCTCGTTGGCCGCCGCAGCGATCCCGCTGGCACTCGCCGTTTGCACGGTCGTCATCACCATGGGCCTGGTGTTTGTGTTGTCGATGCACACCACCATGTCGGTGTTCGTGACATCGACCGTTTCGATGTTCGGCATCGCGCTTGCCGTCGACTACTCCCTGTTCATCCTGATGCGCTACCGCGAGGAACTGCGTTGCGGACGCCGGCCGCCCGACGCGGTCGACGCCGCGATGGCCACTTCGGGGTTGGCTGTGGTGTTGTCCGGTATGACGGTCATCGCGTCGCTGACCGGGATCTACCTGATCAACACCCCGGCGCTGAGATCGATGGCCACCGGGGCGATTCTCGCGGTCGCGGTTGCGATGCTGACGTCGGCCACCCTGACACCTGCCGTGCTAGCAACATTTGCCCGCGCGGCGGCCAAGCGGTCAGCGTTAGTGCACTGGTCGCGGCGGCCGGCAAGCACGCAATCTTGGTTCTGGTCCCGCTGGGTCGGGTGGGTGATGCGCCGACCCTGGATCACAGCACTGGCGGCATCGACCGTGCTGCTTGTCATGGCGGCACCGGCAACCTTGATGGTGCTGGGCAACAGCTTGCTGCGCCAGTTCGACTCGTCACACGAGATCCGCACCGGCGCAGCGGCCGCGGCCCAAGCGCTGGGGCCGGGCGCGCTGGGCCCGGTTCAGGTGCTGGTCAGGTTTGACGCCGGCGGTGCGTCCGCACCCGAACATAGCCAGACAATCGCCGCAATCCGTCATCGGATCGCACAGGCGCCCAACGTCGTTTCGGTGGCCCCACCGCGATTCGCCGACGACAACGGCAGCGCTTTGCTCAGCGCGGTGCTATCGGTCGATCCCGAGGATTTGGGCGCCCGCGACACCATCACCTGGATGCGGACCCAGCTACCCCGGGTTGCCGGCGCGGCACAAGTGGACGTCGGCGGGCCGACCGCTCTGATCAAGGATTTCGACGACCGGGTGTCCGCGACGCAACCGCTGGTGCTGGTCTTCGTGGCGGTGATCGCGTTTTTGATGTTGTTGATCTCAATCCGCTCGGTGTTCCTGGCGTTCAAGGGCGTGCTGATGACGCTGCTGTCGGTGGCCGCCGCCTACGGCAGCCTGGTGATGGTCTTCCAGTGGGGCTGGGCACGGGGGCTCGGTTTCCCGGCGCTTCATTCGATCGACAGCACCGTTCCCCCGCTGGTCCTGGCGATGACGTTCGGGTTGTCGATGGACTATGAAATCTTCCTGCTTACGCGAATCCGGGAGCGGTTCCTGCAGACGGGCCAGACCCGCGACGCGGTCGCGTACGGTGTGCGCACCAGCGCGCGCACGATCACCAGCGCCGCGTTGATCATGATCGCGGTGTTTTGCGGGTTCGCGTTCGCCGGCATGCCGCTAGTGGCCGAGATCGGCGTGGCGTGCGCGGTCGCGATCGCCGTGGACGCCACCGTCGTGCGGCTGGTGCTGGTACCGGCATTGATGGCGATGTTTGACCGATGGAACTGGTGGTTGCCCCGATGGCTGGCCCACATCTTGCCGTCGGTCGACTTCGACCGACCGCTGCCGAAAGTCGACCTCGGTGACGTCGTGGTCATTCCTGACGACTTCGCCGCGGCGATCCCGCCCAGCGCGGATGTGCGGATGGTGCTCAAGTCGGCGGCCAAGCTCAAGCGACTTGCGCCGGACGCCATTTGCGTTACCGATCCGCTCGCCTTCACCGGGTGTGGATGTGACGGTAAGGCGCTCGACCAGGTGCAGCTGGCCTACCGCAACGGCATCGCCCGGGCGATATCATGGGGCCAGCGCCCGGTGCACCCGGTCACCGTGTGGCGCAAGCGGCTCGCGGTCGCCCTCGACGCGCTTCAGACAACCACCTGGGAGTGCGGGGGGGTGCAGACTCACCGGGCGGGCCCCGGCTACCGGCGGCGCAGCCCGGTGGAGACGACCAACGTCGCATTGCCCACCGGTGACCGCTTGCAGATCCCAACCGGCGCGGAAACGCTGCGCTTCAAGGGCTACCTGATCATGTCCCGAAACAGCAGCCACGACTACGCCGACTTTGCTGACCTGGTCGATACGATGGCACCCGAAACCGCCGCCGCGGTGCTGGCTGGGATGGATCGGTACTACTCTTGTCAAGCACCCGGGCGGCAATGGATGGCCACCCAGTTGGTTGGTCGCCTGGCAGATCCGCAACCGTCTGACCTCGGTGACCAGTCGCCCGGAGCTGATGCCCAGGCAAAGTGGGAAGAGGTCCGGCGGCGTTGCCTGTCGGTGGCCGTGGCGATGTTGGAGGAGGCGAGGTGA